A stretch of the Deltaproteobacteria bacterium genome encodes the following:
- a CDS encoding acyl-CoA dehydrogenase family protein, which produces MEYYSQEQRAFQKTIRDFFENEVNPHVDEWEKARIFPAHRIFKRCGELGMLGINYDEKYGGAGLDYWWTAAYCEATGYSCQCNGIPMAIMVQTDMCTPALHEFGSEELKQRWLVPSIKGEAVGAIGVSEPCAGSDVFAIQTSARRDGDFYVINGSKIFITNGTQADYITTLVKTDPSAGHHGFSLIVVPTTTPGFSVAKKLEKVGNHSSDTAELLFEDCRVPVANRIGDEGMGFIYQMKQFQKERMVASLSAAAAAQAMLERTLRYTKDRKIFGKPLAAKQHVQFTLAELQTEIEMLRQLNYHCVRMMVAGEESTRETSMAKLVAGRLARKVADWCVQFHGGYGYMDEFLVSRYWRDARLLSIGGGADEVMLQIIAKLDGYSDR; this is translated from the coding sequence ATGGAGTACTACAGCCAGGAGCAGCGAGCGTTTCAAAAAACCATTCGGGATTTCTTCGAGAACGAGGTCAACCCGCACGTCGATGAGTGGGAGAAGGCGCGCATCTTTCCGGCGCATCGGATCTTCAAACGCTGCGGTGAGCTCGGCATGCTCGGCATCAACTACGACGAGAAGTATGGCGGGGCGGGGCTCGATTACTGGTGGACGGCTGCGTACTGCGAAGCCACGGGGTACTCGTGTCAGTGCAACGGCATCCCGATGGCCATCATGGTGCAGACGGACATGTGTACGCCCGCACTGCATGAGTTCGGAAGCGAAGAGCTCAAGCAGCGTTGGCTGGTGCCGTCGATCAAAGGCGAAGCGGTCGGTGCGATCGGCGTCAGCGAGCCGTGCGCCGGGTCGGACGTGTTCGCGATCCAAACCAGCGCGCGCCGCGATGGCGACTTCTACGTCATCAACGGCAGCAAGATCTTCATCACCAACGGCACGCAGGCGGACTACATCACCACGCTGGTGAAGACCGATCCGTCGGCCGGCCATCATGGCTTCAGCTTGATCGTCGTGCCAACCACCACGCCCGGCTTCAGCGTCGCCAAGAAGTTGGAGAAGGTCGGCAATCACTCGTCCGACACGGCGGAGTTGCTGTTCGAAGACTGCCGCGTGCCGGTCGCCAACCGCATCGGTGATGAAGGCATGGGCTTCATCTACCAAATGAAACAGTTCCAAAAGGAACGCATGGTGGCGTCGCTCTCTGCCGCCGCGGCGGCGCAGGCGATGCTCGAACGCACGCTGCGGTACACGAAGGACCGCAAGATTTTTGGCAAGCCGCTGGCGGCGAAGCAGCATGTGCAATTCACGCTCGCCGAGTTGCAGACCGAGATCGAGATGCTGCGGCAGCTGAACTATCACTGCGTGCGCATGATGGTGGCCGGCGAAGAATCGACGCGCGAGACCTCGATGGCGAAGCTGGTCGCCGGACGCCTGGCGCGCAAGGTCGCCGATTGGTGCGTGCAGTTTCACGGCGGCTACGGATACATGGATGAGTTCCTGGTCTCGCGCTACTGGCGCGACGCCCGCTTGCTCAGCATCGGCGGCGGTGCGGATGAAGTGATGCTGCAGATCATCGCCAAGCTGGACGGATACTCGGATCGCTGA
- a CDS encoding SDR family oxidoreductase, which produces MRAGLVETPPIPKRVFVPDLLKGQVALVTGGGTGLGRVIAQTLAEAGADLMLAARRIEVLDAAAAEIRATTGRRVETCVVNIRERAAVEALAEQAQQRFGAIDILINNAGGQFAQAARDFSPKGWSAVIETNLTGTWNMTQVFGAQMLAGQGGSIINITAVTGRGFPGIAHTGAARAGVLELTKTLAIEWGPKIRLNCVAPGPIQTEAFKQTYDPAIDKMCEGLPIPRFGTREEVAYAVVFLASPAAGFITGEVLYVAGGQQIYGRNQALFDEQFQV; this is translated from the coding sequence ATGCGCGCGGGCTTAGTTGAAACTCCACCGATCCCGAAGCGGGTGTTCGTGCCCGATCTGCTCAAGGGGCAGGTGGCGTTGGTGACTGGCGGCGGGACTGGTCTTGGGCGTGTGATCGCGCAGACGCTCGCCGAAGCCGGTGCGGACTTGATGCTAGCGGCGCGTCGCATCGAGGTCCTCGATGCCGCCGCGGCGGAGATTCGCGCAACGACGGGCCGCCGCGTCGAGACCTGTGTCGTCAACATCCGCGAACGCGCCGCGGTCGAGGCGCTCGCGGAGCAGGCGCAGCAGCGTTTCGGTGCAATCGATATCTTGATCAACAATGCCGGCGGTCAGTTCGCACAAGCCGCTCGCGACTTCTCGCCGAAAGGTTGGAGCGCGGTGATCGAAACCAACCTGACCGGCACGTGGAACATGACGCAAGTGTTCGGCGCACAGATGCTGGCGGGGCAGGGCGGCAGCATCATCAACATCACCGCCGTCACCGGCCGCGGCTTTCCCGGCATCGCGCACACGGGGGCGGCACGCGCCGGGGTGCTCGAACTGACGAAAACTCTCGCGATCGAATGGGGGCCGAAGATCCGTCTCAACTGCGTCGCCCCCGGTCCGATTCAAACCGAAGCGTTCAAGCAGACGTACGATCCCGCGATCGACAAGATGTGCGAAGGCTTGCCCATCCCGCGCTTCGGGACGCGTGAGGAAGTTGCGTACGCGGTCGTCTTCCTCGCCTCACCGGCAGCCGGCTTCATCACCGGCGAAGTGCTCTACGTCGCCGGCGGTCAACAGATCTAC